From a single Paraburkholderia edwinii genomic region:
- a CDS encoding AraC family transcriptional regulator produces the protein MRLHSAELVSRTTANWDGVSAEIVDRRFGARPAELYTLSTRHAVYVELTDGIVCEREVVGFHSHRYISRMHLLSFRPAGSTLRGTASGSGIHSYGVVFIDPECEHLRQPLAQIGNEWTPFTALRNQQIWDEMAPLLAECAAADARKRPLARFYAVGRAIALLALLADETGQASYAGSGDRRVRSALAWIHDNLTHEFTLEHLADVANTSASQLVRLFRKSLGLTPMAYVSQRRIREAQRLLASSSMSVEQIAIHLGYSDQSHFTNRFRANTGVTPAVFRRERRA, from the coding sequence GTGAGGCTTCACAGTGCAGAGCTTGTATCGCGAACCACGGCAAACTGGGACGGCGTAAGCGCGGAAATTGTCGACCGCCGGTTCGGTGCCCGCCCCGCGGAGCTCTACACGCTCTCGACGCGGCACGCGGTCTACGTCGAACTCACCGATGGCATCGTGTGCGAACGGGAAGTGGTCGGGTTCCATAGCCACCGGTATATCTCCCGTATGCATCTGTTGTCGTTCCGGCCCGCCGGCTCAACGCTTCGCGGTACCGCAAGCGGTTCGGGAATCCACTCCTATGGCGTCGTGTTTATCGATCCGGAGTGCGAGCATTTGCGCCAGCCTCTTGCTCAGATCGGCAACGAGTGGACGCCCTTCACCGCGCTAAGAAACCAGCAGATCTGGGATGAAATGGCGCCCTTGCTTGCGGAGTGTGCGGCGGCTGACGCCAGGAAGCGTCCGCTCGCCCGATTCTATGCCGTGGGGCGGGCGATTGCGTTGCTCGCGTTGCTGGCCGACGAAACCGGACAGGCCTCGTACGCCGGCAGCGGCGACCGCCGCGTCAGGAGCGCCCTCGCGTGGATTCACGACAACCTGACCCACGAGTTCACGCTCGAGCATCTCGCCGATGTCGCGAATACCAGCGCCTCACAACTCGTGAGACTGTTTCGCAAATCGCTCGGATTGACGCCGATGGCGTATGTCTCGCAGCGGCGCATCCGCGAAGCGCAGCGGCTGCTCGCGAGTTCTTCAATGTCCGTCGAACAGATCGCCATTCATCTCGGCTACTCTGATCAAAGCCATTTCACCAACCGGTTCCGGGCGAATACGGGCGTAACGCCCGCTGTATTCCGGCGCGAACGACGCGCATGA
- a CDS encoding helix-turn-helix domain-containing protein → MHKNKRQLDRLRRRLVAKRWHAAARFLTIFMKFAGHVLSVSTRKFNVVEMLVRELFCRMSWRVRTLLRVRQMRRAGEMCEACTISRGFSRFPIGTCIRMICRSFRSSNEASMDEPLSTADAATAPHLHFEGDELHHAMHIDHVSWDVCLIDAAPPPSVNLVQRNVGRIRALSVSGAPLAALRGERQLNRDIDAFIGITYQRAGRTIYERNGALTVIAPGDIAFWFSGYQARFAMPEPFRKLCMVVPLQHFQQVVPKAISYDGLRIEAGSPVGALLGSWMTTLADDVIERGTEPLASCIDTTLDLLASTIAVRVRESAASPKDEFLSRVMRYMEQRLDDPELTPVAIASRFGVSVRYLQRAFNERQLTVAGWCRSRRLARCRTELADPRSRRSITDIAFSWGFSDAAHFSRVFKETFGVSPMAFRQAHR, encoded by the coding sequence ATGCACAAGAACAAACGGCAGCTTGACCGCTTGCGTCGACGGCTCGTCGCCAAACGGTGGCACGCTGCCGCTAGGTTTCTGACCATCTTCATGAAATTTGCCGGTCATGTGTTGTCCGTATCGACTCGAAAATTTAACGTTGTCGAAATGTTAGTTAGAGAGCTGTTCTGCCGCATGTCGTGGCGCGTCCGCACACTTTTGCGGGTGCGCCAGATGCGAAGGGCCGGCGAAATGTGCGAAGCGTGTACGATTTCTCGTGGTTTCTCGCGGTTTCCGATCGGCACGTGTATTAGGATGATTTGCCGCTCCTTCCGCAGTTCGAATGAAGCCTCGATGGACGAACCACTCAGTACCGCTGATGCAGCCACCGCGCCTCACCTGCACTTCGAGGGCGACGAACTCCACCACGCCATGCATATCGACCATGTCAGCTGGGACGTCTGTCTGATCGATGCAGCGCCGCCGCCTTCAGTAAACCTCGTGCAGCGAAACGTAGGCCGGATCAGGGCACTGTCCGTGTCGGGCGCTCCGCTTGCCGCGCTACGCGGCGAGCGGCAGTTGAACCGGGACATCGATGCGTTTATCGGCATCACCTATCAGCGCGCGGGCCGAACGATCTACGAGCGCAACGGCGCCCTCACCGTGATCGCACCGGGCGATATCGCGTTCTGGTTTAGCGGCTACCAGGCAAGATTCGCGATGCCCGAACCGTTCCGTAAGCTTTGCATGGTGGTGCCGCTTCAACATTTCCAGCAGGTGGTTCCAAAAGCGATTTCCTACGACGGATTGCGCATCGAAGCGGGCAGCCCGGTCGGCGCACTGCTCGGAAGCTGGATGACGACGCTCGCGGATGACGTAATCGAACGCGGCACCGAGCCGCTCGCGTCCTGCATCGACACCACATTGGATCTGCTCGCGTCGACGATCGCCGTACGCGTGCGCGAAAGCGCCGCGTCGCCGAAGGACGAATTTTTGTCGCGCGTGATGCGCTATATGGAGCAACGGCTTGACGATCCTGAACTGACACCGGTCGCGATCGCCAGCCGCTTCGGCGTTTCGGTTCGATATCTGCAGCGGGCCTTCAACGAGCGGCAACTGACCGTGGCGGGCTGGTGCCGCTCCCGGCGTCTCGCCAGGTGCCGGACGGAACTCGCGGATCCGCGCAGCCGCCGCAGCATCACCGATATCGCGTTTAGCTGGGGCTTCAGCGATGCCGCGCACTTTAGCCGCGTGTTCAAGGAGACCTTCGGCGTATCGCCGATGGCGTTTCGCCAGGCGCACAGGTAG
- a CDS encoding alpha/beta fold hydrolase — MHGGWWGAWSFERLIPLLMSRGHAALARDLPGHGLNARFPSSYMRRPMERASFESEQSPNAQFTRDEYVDAILGAIDCVSAFGNGQVVLVGHSMSGALISMVAERCPERIAKLVYLSAFMPRTGTAIVDYIHAPENEGQLIPLLFTGDPAATGALRIDHRADDLASRETGRRAFCGDMSEGGYHALVNLTTPDEAAAPMATPVQTTVERWGSVERHYIMCLQDYAIRPAMQRRFVEEADAFVPQRPTVVHSLDASHGAVVSQPGALAELLVDIANGDMLSQP; from the coding sequence GTGCATGGCGGCTGGTGGGGCGCCTGGTCTTTTGAACGACTGATTCCCTTGCTCATGAGCCGCGGCCATGCAGCCCTTGCGCGAGACCTTCCGGGGCATGGACTCAACGCGCGATTTCCGTCGTCGTATATGCGTCGCCCGATGGAACGGGCATCCTTTGAAAGCGAGCAATCACCGAATGCGCAATTCACGAGAGACGAATACGTCGATGCGATTCTCGGCGCGATTGATTGCGTGAGTGCATTTGGTAACGGCCAGGTCGTACTCGTCGGACACAGCATGTCTGGAGCGCTGATATCCATGGTGGCCGAGCGTTGTCCCGAACGCATCGCGAAGCTCGTCTATCTCTCGGCATTCATGCCGCGGACCGGCACCGCGATTGTCGACTATATCCATGCACCGGAGAACGAAGGTCAGCTGATTCCCCTTTTGTTTACAGGCGATCCTGCCGCGACGGGCGCATTGCGCATCGATCATCGTGCCGACGATCTGGCGTCGCGCGAAACCGGACGGCGTGCATTCTGTGGCGACATGAGCGAGGGGGGCTATCACGCCCTCGTCAATCTGACGACTCCCGACGAAGCGGCCGCACCCATGGCAACGCCGGTCCAGACCACCGTGGAACGATGGGGCAGCGTGGAACGCCACTACATCATGTGTCTGCAAGATTATGCGATCCGGCCGGCGATGCAGCGGCGCTTCGTTGAGGAAGCCGACGCGTTTGTTCCGCAACGGCCTACTGTCGTGCACAGCCTCGATGCGAGCCACGGCGCCGTTGTTTCGCAACCGGGCGCGCTAGCGGAACTGCTAGTGGACATTGCAAACGGCGACATGCTGTCGCAGCCCTAA